The Diorhabda carinulata isolate Delta chromosome 4, icDioCari1.1, whole genome shotgun sequence genomic interval caaataaattattataatgacGAATTTGagcttgtattttctttactgttaattataaccATTTCTCATTGGTTGATTccttttcgtttgatattttttctttaccaaaaaactcaataacaacataaatCACTCATTATAAAGCTAAGGACCAAAGAAGGAAAGTGTACCGAAGACCAAGAGAGCGATTTGCAGATTGCTGTTTTGAATAGCGGAGTGCTTACTAAGGTGGTTCAAGTAGTAATTCAAGTTGAGATCCCCAGTCGACGTCAATTTGGTTAGAATAAATAACATTTCCGTAATCGGCGGTGCCTTGGTCACAAAAAAACGGCTCGGAGGTTGGAGATTCTCATCTGTTGAGAAAGGCTACACTGATAATTCcattgagaaaaaaatgcaatttttctTCAGAGATCACAACcattaacattattttctttatgtttacacgataaaaacaaatcattatCTTAGAAAATTTAAGTTACTGGTGACTAAAACGTTGAACAAAGCTTGACAACTGAAAATCAACCACATATAATTGCGAATATAAAAGACACAGCAAACTTTACCATCAAATTATTCACTAACTGCACGATTCCCAAGTAATATGTTACTCGCAGGTTGATTTTTCGTTCTCTGTGTCCTTAATTTACTCATTTAATTAGACacctttttgtttatttgaaatactcGTTCAAAATTGATCATGCACACacgaaaaaatacataattataattaaaattttgactCATTGTCAAAATCATCATACTTTTGACGGAATtatcaaaaaacgttttttttatcatttaatagTGACGTTGTCAAcattaaaacttcaaattttgtgTATCGTACTGGAGGTCAGTACAtccaaggttactagaataatagaaggtttgtgacatGCGCATGTTTTTGTAAACGAACGATCAGCTGCTAGAACACCAGCTACGTcattatgtttacatttttgttttgtttatatttttatgtcaaacagAACCTTACTAACATTATGTTCGAGTTATGAGGATGTGTGTTATCTCTTGCTGATCTGGCTAtacaaacgaatatatttctatCTAACGAATTCACAGCTGTCAAGAACCGGTGGCGTCACTTGTCTAGTGCGCATTTTATTATTGTCACAAActttctattattctagtaaccttgaGTACATCACTCATTTGCGTATAGtatgttatagaaaaaaattttatgccTCTGCTATTATGAAGTGACAGTTGTCAAGCCAGAGAAATTATCCCTCAATAATTTTGCAGTTAAGTCACGTGTCcgtaaaaattttcgaaaaattcaggTTGTTCTTATAACAACCTCTCAAGTTATTAGTTAAGGCATCTGATTGGCTTGAAATGAcaggtataaaattttctatttaatcgATAATTAGAGAGGATCTATAAATGAAAACGAATTTCtggttttaattttcaaatttatttacatcatattaataaaattccaagctatatatcttttttttcttcatttcttgtTGTTCTTTGTTCAGTTGTATTGGATACTATTAGCACCAATCCGATTAAAATCAAGGATATTCCAGACCACCAATATAAAGATGTAGTttcattgaataatataaaaccAACTAGTgcctacaaaaaaaattattttatagttagGAATGTTATAGAAATGTTTTAAGACACTAGAAGAGAGAGCGAAGTTGAAGTTTTATTGTTCGGTACGTAAAACTTCGTGAAATTTCAACCTGTTTTCGATCCGTACGATCATTTAAAGTCCAAAGACAAGGTTATCTTCAACATGTTATTTGTGGGTTTTCAGTAACTGCCAAGAAAAGGACAAGATCTTTTTTTTCTGTCAAAgaagtttttcataattaactgAGCCCGATTAAACCGCTACATCAATCGTTTCAGGTTTGCTTTTGTAGGTAAGGCGTTTCATTGCATTCTCACAATATCAATGTATGACGCACGCAATTTATCTCTATCACTAATTGCATCTTTGAGGAGTTATAAGGCCTCAAAGTAAGgctcaaaatttcttttctgaAACAATTTATTCCTTCACAAcacttcaatttaaaaatagcAAATTTGTAACACTGTATGAGTCTATTAAGGGCAGTAAGTATAAGGCGATCGAATCATACTGGAGagttgattaggttaggttagtttagctGACTTAACCATGTAATTTCaccgaaattttttttctgtcagttgatttgaaaaaatttacattcTTATCATTGATAATTGcattctaaaacttttttaccCTTGTATACATCAAAGTTTCATGGAAAATGaaagagtaaaaaaatttttgtattaaatggttcatggtatttttcaaataaactgacagataaaaaatttcacgttAGGTCACCCTTGATAAACCCCCAGAATGATTTAATCACCTTCTACTTACATGCGTTCAACAGTCTCATTATGTATAAGTTAGAGGGTtgcaaagaaattaattttttcaaatttttggacGTTCCTTGAGGATACAATTTGGTATCGAGGTGAATTGCCCCATGCACCATTTGGGCTCCTCTATATGCTCTGTTAGGTGTCGGCTTTTATACGGGAGAACtgagtaaaattgaaaatacgaTCGTCTCAACACATGCCAGTGCTGGCTGCAGGACAATTGTAGAGGGCAAAAGACCCAGCCATTACCTCAAAGGCATGATCATGCTTCATGTCATACAgattatttgaaacttttatcaataatttttttgttaacataACATTGATCGAACTATAAGCAAGTTATGAACAACACAATgtataattatttgttgttaaatttatattcaGCTTACCGTTACAATGTAATTTGTAGCTGATGTGATGAGAGTAGCATTAATTGAAGCAGTCTGCTGCAAAGCTTTCACAAAAAATGTCAGTGAAGTGGTATTAGTTATCAACATCAGTGCAAAGAAGCTTATTCGTAATAAAAAATACccctaaaaatgaaaaacaaaaacatcagtcttatattcaaaatacttttccttttttatatagTTCATATTATTATCTGAAATATAATAGTGTCAGTTAGGACAGCAAGATCCTGAAATAAACTAGGACAGATATGActtgaatttttcaaagattACTGGGAGTAGGAATTAAGAAAGGTGAAAAAGAAATCTATAATTGACACgactaaaaagaaaatatgatttctgatacttctcattcatttctaaaaaaaaattgacatgtTTATCCAGAACTCGACagaaaaacaatagaaaatgaTGTATTAATAAAGATATATTATTAATGACTGTCCCTGGTACAGTAGGTGGGAGGAACGTTAATGGAAAGGCATGAAGAGATCAATTACTACTCCAGGGTCTTAGATTATCTTGGAATGCATTTGAAATGTATGtgattattacaaattatattaataaataatgaatggATCATAAAAAGAAAACCAATAATGTCCAAAACTacgaaaatgttttgaaatgataaaatttgaattaaaaaatgtttgaaaaaatttttgcagTTTATAATTTTGCGCGTAGGTCATTAACGAAAACTTGGGCACTTatggaaataaagaaaacataaaattatttttatttgtctaaagataattgaaaaaaaattaaatgtaattacaatttatgaaattcctcaaaatatttatcgtaTATTTAGTGCAACTAGATGACTCTCAAACGCTGTATGGTAGATGCTAAATGGGAATTTACTCGAACGTTAAAGAAACCCATTGGGTTGCAAAGCTAACATGGTaagaaaaaaatggtatataattTCATCGGTGGTGGGAGTGGCTgtagattttcaaatatgtaaaaaaGTACGGTTGCATGAACATACTCGAGCGCGTCAGATATTGATAGCATCAATATCCTACGTATTTTTAATGATGTAAGTATGTTAACCTGACGAATATGGGGGGTGTTAAGAGAACCGATTTATATGTGAAGGAAACTAGTGACCATTTTGAAATACTCAAGCGCGTCAGATTAGATATATATTATCTTTATGTCCTAGACGCGCTGTCTCACAATCTAACGATTACACTGGTAAACATTGTTTTCCTCACACGAACTTagtgatgatttttattttaatgtatgatTCGGAATTGATTCTAAATTGACCCGTGAACAAAGCCGCCTATAGCTGACAAGAACGAGTATCTGTAATCAGCTGTGATGGCGTCATGGCAACAGATACAAGAGTGCGGACGGAGTGAGAGAGTGATAGATAAAAAGTGAGAGAGAAATAGAAGCGAAGAGAAGGGAATATAGCCATCACGAAGCTGCACacattatattttatctacTGATTTTTTTACTTCGGCTTGTGGAAATCGTCAGATTATATGTTTTTCGTTATCtttatttccttcaaaataaaaaagaaattagccACGCTCGAGAATATCGGGATGTTTTCTATCACGTTATTCAATAGATTCTTACTTTTCACGAGCACTAGCGGTATACActttttgatattcttttaACCATAAATCCCTCTTCTGATTAACCGTCGTATTTTGTTAACGgtccaaataaaattataattgtgGGTTtggatgaaaaatataatttataaatggaacaaaaacaaaataatggtTTTGAAATTCACGGCTAGTGCACGTTGTCAATATGACACCTACAGATCAACACAATGGAACCTATTATCGACTGTACTACGTTCCATCGAAACTTGTGACGTTATAAATCAGTTGAATGCACGGTCCTTTTCAATCTCACAAGTAAAACCTAACTGAGTTTTACCAGCAATCTGTATAAGCTTGAgctaaattattggaaattgtcAATGATGTCtataaactttataaataataatattattttagttatgtCGTTTCTTTACCTGCGAGTAACAGACAATGACGATAACTAATGATAATGATGAGTTTTATGTGGTTATTgagggtgcattccactaagcacgTTCACGACCACGATCTGTTCCTTTCGACTTATCCCAAAGCATTATAATTGTAAACCCAATTGGAATGAATTACGACGCGTTTTGAGCTctgagataaatattaacgtTCGgcaaatcataaaaaataaatcgatagcttcaagaggttatgttattatttgtaAGACATTGAGTATTTTAGTGGAATGCTTAGCTTATTTCTATCTGCTACGtcgatagaaaaatatttggtggtGCGTCACAACAAtgcttcaaaagtacttataatatccgcatcaaataatgagatagatTCTCATGTCAATCGGCGTTGCTTGAGTTTTGAAGATTCCATCAATTCTCTCAATGT includes:
- the LOC130892565 gene encoding transmembrane protein 42; protein product: MYDSVKFAFISGIFAATGSAFGKLSGLSIWEGYFLLRISFFALMLITNTTSLTFFVKALQQTASINATLITSATNYIVTALVGFILFNETTSLYWWSGISLILIGLVLIVSNTTEQRTTRNEEKKDI